A genomic window from Rosettibacter firmus includes:
- the hpnD gene encoding presqualene diphosphate synthase HpnD gives MQDQSKIITKESKSSFYYAFSLLPREKREAMNTVYAFCRKTDDIVDESNEDENIKYEQLRKWRNELEKALHGQSEFFLLNKLAKIIRQFNIPLEPFFELISGVEMDLQKKSYISFDDLIHYCYRVASTVGLMCIEIFGYKNNSAKDYAVNLGIAMQLTNILRDVGKDVDKGRIYLPQKDLIKFNYTEKELIQKKYNSNFKQLMEFESERALYYFQKAEQFIDYEDKPLLFPARAMQHIYLKLLKKIKNKEYDVLNNQIRVNTFEKAAISLGVWAKYSLIY, from the coding sequence ATGCAAGATCAATCTAAAATAATTACTAAAGAAAGCAAAAGTAGTTTTTATTATGCTTTTAGCTTATTACCCCGAGAAAAACGTGAGGCAATGAATACTGTTTATGCTTTCTGTAGAAAAACCGATGATATTGTTGATGAAAGCAACGAAGACGAAAATATTAAATATGAACAATTAAGAAAGTGGCGTAATGAATTAGAAAAAGCTCTTCATGGCCAATCAGAATTTTTTCTTTTAAATAAATTAGCAAAGATTATTAGACAATTTAATATTCCGCTTGAACCTTTCTTTGAGTTGATTTCTGGCGTAGAAATGGATCTCCAGAAAAAAAGTTATATAAGTTTTGATGATCTTATTCATTATTGCTATAGAGTTGCTTCGACTGTAGGTTTAATGTGTATTGAAATTTTTGGTTATAAAAATAATTCCGCTAAAGATTATGCTGTTAATCTTGGCATAGCAATGCAATTAACTAATATTTTGAGAGATGTTGGTAAAGATGTAGATAAAGGTAGAATTTATCTTCCCCAAAAAGATCTGATAAAATTTAATTATACAGAAAAAGAATTAATTCAGAAAAAATATAATAGTAATTTCAAACAATTAATGGAATTTGAGAGTGAGAGAGCTTTATACTACTTTCAAAAAGCAGAACAATTTATTGATTATGAAGATAAACCTTTATTATTTCCAGCACGTGCCATGCAACATATTTACCTTAAACTTCTGAAAAAAATTAAGAATAAAGAATATGATGTTTTGAATAATCAAATTAGAGTAAATACGTTTGAGAAAGCTGCTATTTCACTTGGTGTATGGGCAAAATATAGTCTTATTTATTAA
- the hpnC gene encoding squalene synthase HpnC, whose product MNKQHRLINKAYKEAIKFTKSHYENFPVVSFFLPKKLKKHIAIIYQFARQADDIADENNYPVDFRLMLLENYKNDLKNSLNGNFKNNFWMALNNTINKMNLSPKHFYDLLSAFEQDITVNRYKTFDDVLNYCERSANPVGRLILELFNIRNSEVVEYSDAICTALQLTNFYQDISIDYKKNRIYLSLDDLKKYDIDENTFELKKNSANFKQLLKCNIERTKEFFNKGENILKFLPGNLKFQIKLTILGGKKILDKIEEIDYNTLNIRPVLSKKDIIKLFYKALFE is encoded by the coding sequence TTGAATAAACAGCATAGACTTATAAATAAAGCTTATAAAGAAGCAATAAAATTTACCAAGTCGCATTATGAGAATTTTCCAGTTGTTTCTTTCTTCCTTCCTAAAAAATTAAAAAAACACATAGCAATAATTTATCAGTTTGCTCGCCAGGCAGATGATATTGCAGATGAAAATAATTATCCTGTAGACTTTCGATTGATGTTGCTTGAAAATTATAAAAATGATCTAAAAAATTCTCTTAATGGAAATTTTAAAAATAATTTCTGGATGGCATTGAATAATACTATTAACAAAATGAATCTTTCACCAAAACACTTTTATGATCTTTTAAGTGCATTTGAGCAGGATATTACTGTAAATAGATATAAAACTTTCGATGATGTTCTTAATTACTGTGAAAGATCTGCTAATCCTGTCGGAAGATTAATACTGGAATTATTTAATATCCGTAACAGTGAAGTTGTTGAATATTCAGATGCTATATGTACTGCACTTCAGCTTACAAATTTTTATCAGGATATATCCATTGATTATAAGAAAAATCGAATATATCTATCCCTTGATGATTTAAAAAAATATGACATTGATGAAAACACTTTTGAGTTAAAGAAAAATAGTGCTAACTTTAAACAGTTATTAAAATGTAATATTGAAAGGACAAAAGAGTTTTTCAATAAAGGGGAAAATATATTAAAATTTTTACCTGGTAATTTAAAATTTCAGATTAAACTTACTATACTTGGAGGAAAGAAAATATTAGATAAGATAGAAGAAATTGATTATAATACATTGAACATTAGACCTGTTTTATCTAAGAAAGATATTATAAAATTATTTTATAAAGCTTTATTTGAATAA
- a CDS encoding penicillin-binding protein 1A has translation MIKSQIPFKKKNKKGKGFKFFLLFSGLIILVISILLIQYIFEGLPSLDELENPKPQLASNVYSIDGELIGQFFKENRVEVSIDSIPPHVVNALIATEDRKFYDHWGVDLVRFIKAMFKNVFLFKREGASTITQQLAKNLYELKSEKESLFDTVIRKIREWITAVQIEKTYTKREILEMYFNIQWFGHGAYGIAMASKVYFDKDVKDLTIEEGALLIALLKSWVYYDPYEKYERALQRRNLVLKNMVDMDFLSEDEYERLKVKPIRLSYKRIEQGIRGTIAPHFVEYVRQQMEKICAKYGYDLYRDGLNIYTTLDSRMQRIANRAVEIHLNEFQKQFDKSWSWNKYKGMIDDLIDKAIKDRIEYKTATSESEKRNIYYRLKNDPAFIDSVKNAAKKIEVGFVVMDVKTGEIRAMVGGRNQKFLYGLNHVTQIKRQPGSAFKPIIYTVAIDRGLYPAYPILNQPFNYNGWSPQNFDLSTGGFTTLRQGLMYSINIVAARLIIEDYAPLPEIGRIAEKLGIKSKLELYPSIALGTSLVTPLELTSAYATLANHGIYNEPISILRIEDKDGMLIDKFVSESREAISEETAYIVTDMMRSAIDQGTGVAARYRYNFQRPAAGKTGTTQDYADAWFVGFTPQLVAGVWVGFDDQKISFTGDYGQGARAALPIWAIFMHDVYEQLNLPLEDFQPPASGNVVPVKFCRESIFEYGNPKLYSNDCRGGVYTDIANIKNLPESFDAFIDNRITPPRFMNNDTTTGFK, from the coding sequence ATGATAAAAAGTCAAATACCATTTAAAAAAAAGAATAAAAAAGGGAAAGGATTCAAATTCTTTTTATTGTTTTCAGGATTAATAATTCTTGTTATATCAATTTTGCTAATTCAGTATATTTTTGAAGGACTGCCTTCACTTGATGAACTCGAAAATCCAAAACCACAACTTGCAAGTAATGTTTATAGTATTGATGGTGAACTTATTGGACAATTTTTTAAAGAAAACAGAGTTGAAGTAAGTATTGATAGCATCCCGCCACATGTAGTAAATGCATTAATAGCAACAGAGGATAGAAAATTTTATGATCACTGGGGTGTTGATTTAGTAAGATTTATAAAAGCAATGTTTAAAAATGTTTTTTTATTCAAACGTGAAGGGGCAAGTACAATAACTCAACAGCTTGCAAAAAATTTATATGAATTGAAGTCGGAGAAAGAATCATTATTTGATACAGTAATCAGAAAAATTAGAGAATGGATTACTGCTGTTCAAATTGAAAAAACTTATACAAAAAGAGAAATACTTGAAATGTATTTTAATATACAATGGTTTGGTCATGGAGCTTATGGAATTGCTATGGCATCTAAGGTATATTTTGATAAAGATGTGAAAGACTTGACCATAGAAGAAGGAGCTTTATTAATTGCACTCTTGAAATCATGGGTCTATTATGATCCTTATGAAAAATATGAAAGAGCACTTCAAAGAAGAAATTTAGTACTTAAAAATATGGTTGATATGGACTTTTTAAGCGAAGATGAATATGAAAGATTGAAAGTAAAACCAATTAGATTATCATATAAAAGAATTGAACAGGGAATTCGAGGAACAATTGCTCCTCATTTTGTTGAATATGTTCGTCAACAAATGGAAAAGATTTGTGCAAAGTATGGTTATGATTTGTATAGAGATGGATTAAATATTTATACAACTCTCGATAGCCGAATGCAAAGAATAGCTAATCGAGCTGTTGAGATTCACTTAAATGAATTTCAAAAGCAATTCGATAAATCATGGTCATGGAATAAATATAAAGGTATGATTGATGATTTAATTGATAAAGCAATTAAAGATAGGATTGAATATAAAACTGCAACAAGTGAATCAGAAAAAAGAAATATTTATTACAGATTAAAAAATGATCCAGCATTTATAGATTCAGTTAAAAATGCAGCAAAAAAAATAGAAGTTGGTTTTGTTGTGATGGATGTTAAAACTGGTGAAATAAGAGCAATGGTGGGAGGGAGAAATCAAAAATTTTTGTATGGATTAAATCATGTTACTCAAATTAAACGTCAACCTGGTTCTGCTTTCAAACCAATAATTTATACGGTTGCAATTGATAGAGGTTTGTATCCAGCTTATCCGATATTAAATCAACCATTTAATTACAATGGATGGAGTCCTCAAAATTTTGATTTATCAACAGGTGGATTTACTACATTGCGACAGGGATTAATGTATTCTATAAATATTGTAGCTGCTCGATTAATAATTGAAGATTATGCCCCTCTTCCCGAAATTGGTAGAATTGCCGAAAAATTAGGAATAAAAAGTAAACTGGAACTTTATCCATCAATCGCACTTGGTACTTCACTTGTTACACCTCTTGAACTTACTTCTGCTTATGCAACACTGGCAAATCATGGAATTTATAACGAACCAATTTCTATTTTAAGAATTGAAGATAAAGATGGAATGCTGATAGATAAATTTGTATCGGAATCGAGAGAAGCAATATCAGAGGAAACTGCTTATATTGTAACTGATATGATGAGATCTGCTATTGATCAGGGAACAGGTGTTGCTGCAAGATATCGTTATAATTTTCAAAGACCTGCTGCTGGTAAAACAGGTACAACACAGGATTATGCCGATGCCTGGTTTGTTGGTTTTACACCTCAACTTGTAGCTGGTGTATGGGTTGGATTTGATGACCAGAAAATTTCTTTTACAGGAGATTATGGACAGGGGGCAAGAGCAGCTTTGCCTATCTGGGCAATTTTTATGCATGATGTATACGAACAATTAAATTTACCACTCGAAGATTTTCAACCTCCTGCAAGTGGTAATGTTGTCCCTGTAAAATTTTGTAGAGAATCAATTTTTGAATATGGCAATCCTAAACTTTATTCCAATGATTGTAGAGGTGGAGTTTATACAGATATTGCAAATATTAAAAATTTACCTGAAAGTTTTGATGCTTTTATTGACAATAGAATTACTCCTCCCAGATTTATGAATAATGACACAACAACTGGATTTAAGTAA
- a CDS encoding UDP-2,3-diacylglucosamine diphosphatase yields MNSFKTYFFISDLHLGLESRDVETEKEKKLILFLNYAKSNCDELFIMGDLFDYWFEYKRVIQKGFYKTFTALKEFTETGRKLHYFIGNHDFLHRDFFEKEIGAKLYYQPAHFELNGKKFFIGHGDGLIKNDIGYKILKAILRNKILQKMYSFIHPDLGIKLASLSSKTSRNYNSKKYNKDCLFEVAKEKIKDGYDYVIFGHSHVLSKEKFENGYYINLGSWLQKPCYGKFINTFEIIDWVQNDKKSNTI; encoded by the coding sequence ATGAATTCATTTAAAACATATTTTTTTATTTCTGATTTACACCTTGGTCTGGAATCCAGGGATGTTGAAACTGAGAAAGAAAAAAAATTGATTTTATTTTTAAACTATGCTAAAAGTAATTGTGACGAATTATTTATAATGGGAGATTTATTTGATTACTGGTTTGAATATAAAAGAGTAATTCAAAAAGGATTTTATAAAACATTTACCGCATTAAAAGAATTTACAGAAACTGGTAGAAAGCTTCATTATTTCATTGGTAATCATGATTTTCTACATCGAGATTTTTTTGAAAAAGAAATTGGGGCAAAACTTTATTATCAGCCAGCTCACTTTGAATTAAATGGGAAAAAATTTTTTATTGGTCATGGTGATGGCTTAATTAAAAATGATATTGGTTATAAAATATTGAAAGCAATATTGAGGAATAAGATTCTTCAGAAAATGTATTCATTTATTCATCCTGATTTAGGAATTAAACTTGCAAGTTTATCAAGCAAAACAAGCAGAAATTATAATTCAAAAAAATATAATAAAGATTGCCTTTTTGAAGTAGCTAAAGAAAAAATTAAAGATGGATATGATTATGTAATATTTGGGCATTCACATGTATTATCGAAAGAAAAATTTGAAAATGGATATTATATCAATCTGGGTTCCTGGTTACAGAAACCATGCTATGGAAAATTTATAAATACTTTTGAAATTATTGATTGGGTACAAAATGATAAAAAGTCAAATACCATTTAA
- a CDS encoding M1 family metallopeptidase, producing MTIKKNPFVIAIVIALTSILFSVFVIIPLTKNILPFISKSVSYLNVGIQTPQLDNKFIEEYNPPTQTKLDVLHYNIHIELNPDSKFIKGDVEIKFITNNPLVKEIDINFYDNLKIINLSLNDKIATYKRDDTILKILPESNLKDTSEIKIIYEGEPKNLGFGSFSFEDINGKNVVYTISEPFYASTWFPCIDKPDDKALVDIFITNDSSYVSLSNGKLIEIISNKDKKTYHWKTFYPISTYLIAIYSGNYKSYHQKYVSITGDTLQLYCYAFPEKFNDAINDFSGHSKYIYTFEKLFGPYPFIKEKYAVAEFLWPYGAMEHQTITGIGSKFITGKKFFQDMYIHELSHHWWGNAVSPKTWKDIWLNEGFATYSEALYWEYQAGKSALISTMKSKSIKFLSGTLYNPENNLFSNLVYNKGAWVLHMLRREVGDSLFFKILRTYFETYKYKNASTKDFQNICEKVSKRNLSYFFDQWIYKGKEIIKAEYSWKYFPIKDGYKIIFKIQQLQNDYDIYKFPVDLKIIFENGESELKNIYVKDKKNSFEFITKYKPSSIEVDPDNWLLAEFKLAE from the coding sequence ATGACGATTAAGAAAAATCCATTTGTTATAGCAATAGTAATTGCATTAACATCAATTTTATTCTCAGTTTTTGTAATTATTCCATTAACAAAGAATATTCTTCCTTTTATTAGCAAATCAGTAAGCTATTTGAATGTAGGTATACAAACTCCACAACTTGATAATAAATTTATTGAAGAATATAATCCGCCTACTCAAACAAAGCTGGATGTATTGCATTATAATATTCATATCGAATTAAATCCTGATTCCAAGTTTATTAAAGGAGATGTTGAAATTAAGTTTATTACAAATAATCCTTTAGTTAAAGAGATTGATATTAATTTTTATGACAATCTCAAGATTATAAATTTATCATTAAATGATAAAATAGCTACTTATAAAAGAGATGATACTATTTTAAAAATATTGCCAGAATCAAATCTTAAAGACACATCAGAGATAAAAATAATTTATGAAGGAGAGCCAAAAAATTTAGGATTCGGTTCTTTTTCTTTTGAAGATATTAATGGTAAAAATGTTGTTTATACTATAAGTGAACCATTCTATGCTTCAACATGGTTTCCATGTATCGATAAACCAGATGATAAAGCTTTAGTAGATATTTTTATTACCAATGATTCATCTTATGTGTCTCTCTCTAATGGTAAATTGATTGAAATAATTTCTAACAAAGATAAAAAAACATATCACTGGAAAACTTTCTATCCTATTTCAACATACTTAATTGCAATTTACTCAGGCAATTATAAATCTTATCATCAAAAATATGTTTCAATTACAGGGGATACACTACAGCTTTATTGCTATGCTTTTCCTGAAAAGTTTAATGATGCAATTAATGATTTTTCTGGTCATTCTAAATACATTTATACTTTTGAAAAACTTTTTGGTCCATATCCATTTATAAAAGAAAAGTATGCAGTTGCAGAATTCTTATGGCCATATGGTGCAATGGAACATCAAACAATTACAGGTATAGGTTCTAAATTCATAACTGGTAAAAAATTTTTTCAGGATATGTATATTCATGAACTTTCACATCACTGGTGGGGAAATGCAGTGAGTCCAAAAACCTGGAAAGATATCTGGCTCAATGAAGGTTTTGCAACTTATTCAGAAGCTTTATACTGGGAATATCAGGCAGGTAAAAGTGCTCTTATATCAACCATGAAATCGAAGTCAATTAAATTTCTAAGTGGAACTTTATATAATCCAGAGAATAATTTGTTTAGCAATCTTGTGTATAATAAAGGTGCATGGGTTCTTCATATGTTGAGAAGAGAAGTGGGAGATAGTTTGTTTTTTAAAATACTCAGAACATATTTCGAGACTTATAAATATAAAAACGCATCTACTAAAGATTTTCAAAATATATGCGAAAAAGTTTCCAAAAGAAATCTAAGTTATTTTTTTGATCAATGGATTTATAAGGGAAAAGAAATAATTAAAGCTGAATATAGCTGGAAATATTTTCCTATTAAGGATGGTTATAAAATAATTTTTAAAATCCAACAATTACAAAATGACTATGATATTTATAAATTTCCTGTTGATTTGAAAATTATTTTTGAAAATGGAGAATCTGAACTAAAGAATATTTATGTTAAAGACAAGAAGAATAGTTTTGAATTTATAACTAAATATAAACCATCATCAATTGAAGTTGATCCAGATAATTGGTTACTTGCAGAATTTAAATTAGCAGAATAA
- the glgC gene encoding glucose-1-phosphate adenylyltransferase — translation MRNYAGSEILRKTLTMILAGGQGERLYPLTKERTKPSVPFGGKYRIIDFTLSNCLNSGFRKIFVLTQYKSDSLNRHLYEAWNIFNPELGEFIYSIPPQFKTGRDWYLGTANAIHQNFNLITDNVYEWLLILSGDHIYKMDYLKMIQYHIEKKAALTVSAIEIPKDDAYRFGVLEIAPDYRVISFQEKPKKPPIIPDKPDYSFVNMGIYVFNVPVIKEVMNRMEIEKVPNIDFGKNVIPYMIKNNYHVQAYRFIDENKKEQPYWVDVGTIESYYAASMDLISVNPHFNLYDQEWPLRTEQRQFPPAKTVSHEGERVGRAINSLITDGTIISGGLVERSILGFNVRVNSYTYITDSIIMDNCNIGRHSRIRRAIIDKNVIIPEGTEIGFDIEMDKKRFTVSETGIVVIPKNYKFN, via the coding sequence ATGAGAAATTATGCTGGTTCAGAAATCTTGAGAAAAACATTAACAATGATTTTAGCTGGTGGACAGGGAGAAAGATTATATCCACTAACAAAAGAAAGGACAAAACCTTCAGTCCCTTTTGGTGGTAAGTATAGAATTATTGATTTCACTCTTTCAAATTGCTTAAACTCAGGTTTTAGAAAAATATTTGTTCTTACTCAATACAAATCTGATTCATTAAATCGTCATCTTTATGAAGCCTGGAATATTTTTAATCCAGAACTTGGTGAATTTATTTATTCAATTCCACCTCAATTTAAAACTGGTAGAGACTGGTATTTAGGAACTGCAAATGCAATACACCAGAATTTTAATTTAATTACAGATAATGTTTATGAATGGTTACTTATACTTTCAGGCGATCATATATATAAAATGGATTATTTAAAGATGATTCAATATCACATCGAAAAGAAAGCTGCTTTGACTGTCTCAGCAATCGAAATTCCTAAAGACGATGCTTATAGATTTGGTGTACTTGAAATTGCACCAGATTATCGAGTCATTTCTTTTCAGGAAAAACCTAAAAAGCCTCCTATTATTCCAGACAAGCCAGATTACTCTTTCGTAAATATGGGTATTTATGTTTTTAATGTCCCTGTAATTAAAGAAGTAATGAATAGAATGGAAATCGAGAAAGTACCAAATATTGACTTCGGGAAAAATGTAATTCCCTATATGATAAAAAATAATTATCATGTTCAGGCATACAGATTCATTGATGAAAATAAAAAAGAACAACCATACTGGGTTGATGTAGGAACTATTGAAAGTTATTATGCTGCGAGTATGGATTTAATCAGTGTTAATCCTCATTTTAATCTTTATGATCAGGAATGGCCATTAAGAACCGAACAAAGGCAATTTCCACCAGCAAAAACTGTTTCGCACGAAGGTGAAAGAGTTGGTCGTGCAATTAATTCATTGATTACAGATGGTACAATAATTTCTGGTGGATTGGTAGAGCGGTCAATTCTTGGTTTTAATGTTCGTGTTAATAGTTACACTTATATTACAGATTCTATAATAATGGATAATTGTAATATTGGTCGTCATTCAAGGATTCGTAGAGCGATAATTGATAAAAATGTGATTATACCAGAAGGAACAGAAATCGGTTTTGATATTGAAATGGATAAAAAAAGATTTACTGTTTCAGAAACAGGGATTGTTGTAATTCCCAAGAACTATAAATTCAACTAA
- the uvrC gene encoding excinuclease ABC subunit UvrC: MNPLLEDKLKNIPALPGIYQFKNEKGKVIYVGKAKNLRNRVRSYFQKNIDSPKTAALVSKIHDIELIITDNEIEALVLENNLIKELKPRYNVNLKDDKSYPYIKVTNEPYPQIYPTRNIVKDGSKYFGPYTDVKNMKQSLRLINKVFKIRSCKYEITEEAIQKKKFKVCLDYHIKKCDGPCEGLISQYQYNQMVNQVVKVLRGKTDDLIEELKQQMNEAAEKLEFEKAAELRDRIEQLQIYSSKQKVVSNDLEDKDIISAAYEGKDVAATILNIRSGKLVGKRQFALISEENEEINQIYSAIIRFYYDEYVEIPREIIVEVEPSDSDTLLEWLNSRALKKCKFIIPQKQSEAKALLMMCKQNAQLYLEEIQLQRMKKEGNVPYALSALQRDLHLKKLPRKIECFDISNLQGSDSVASMVVFVDGKPKKSLYRKFIIKTVEGPNDFASMQEVFYRRYSKLLEENEPMPDLIMVDGGKGQLSSAIEVLKNLGIKDYEIIGLAKRLEEIYLPDEEDPLLISKTSSSLKLLQQIRDEAHRFAITFHRERRNKRTFTSELLEIKGIGEKVAQKLLSKFSIDEIKNMEENRLAEVIGKAKAKIIFNHYHPEQNQ, translated from the coding sequence ATGAATCCATTATTAGAAGATAAATTAAAAAATATTCCTGCTTTACCAGGCATTTATCAGTTCAAGAATGAAAAAGGGAAGGTTATTTATGTAGGTAAAGCAAAAAATTTAAGAAATCGTGTCCGTTCATATTTTCAAAAAAATATTGATTCACCTAAAACTGCTGCATTAGTCTCTAAAATTCATGATATAGAATTAATTATTACAGATAACGAAATTGAAGCTCTTGTTCTTGAAAACAACTTAATTAAAGAACTCAAACCTCGTTACAATGTTAATCTAAAAGACGATAAATCTTATCCATACATTAAAGTAACTAATGAACCCTATCCTCAGATTTATCCCACAAGAAATATTGTTAAAGATGGTTCAAAATATTTTGGACCATATACAGATGTAAAAAACATGAAACAATCTTTGAGATTAATTAACAAGGTTTTTAAGATTAGAAGTTGTAAGTATGAAATAACAGAAGAAGCAATCCAGAAAAAGAAATTCAAAGTATGTCTTGATTATCACATAAAGAAATGTGATGGACCATGCGAAGGTTTAATTTCTCAGTATCAGTACAATCAAATGGTTAATCAGGTTGTAAAAGTTTTACGTGGTAAAACTGATGATTTAATAGAAGAACTAAAACAACAAATGAACGAAGCAGCTGAAAAACTTGAATTCGAAAAAGCTGCAGAATTACGTGATAGAATTGAACAACTTCAAATTTATTCTTCAAAACAAAAAGTAGTTTCTAATGATTTAGAAGATAAAGATATAATTAGTGCAGCTTATGAAGGTAAAGATGTTGCAGCTACAATTTTAAATATTCGTTCTGGTAAGCTTGTTGGTAAAAGACAATTTGCACTCATATCAGAAGAGAATGAAGAAATAAATCAAATTTATTCAGCAATTATTAGATTTTATTACGATGAATATGTTGAAATACCCAGGGAAATAATTGTTGAAGTTGAACCATCGGATTCCGATACACTGCTTGAATGGTTAAATAGCAGAGCATTAAAGAAATGCAAGTTTATAATTCCTCAAAAGCAAAGTGAAGCAAAAGCTCTTTTAATGATGTGTAAACAAAATGCACAATTATATCTCGAAGAAATTCAATTACAAAGAATGAAAAAAGAAGGAAATGTTCCTTATGCACTTTCAGCACTTCAAAGAGATTTACATTTAAAAAAGCTGCCAAGAAAAATTGAATGCTTCGATATATCGAATTTACAGGGGAGTGATTCTGTAGCAAGTATGGTTGTCTTTGTTGATGGAAAACCTAAAAAAAGTTTATATCGAAAATTTATAATCAAAACTGTTGAAGGACCAAATGACTTTGCAAGTATGCAGGAAGTTTTTTATAGGCGATATTCTAAACTTCTTGAAGAAAATGAACCAATGCCAGATTTGATTATGGTTGATGGAGGAAAGGGACAGCTTTCAAGTGCAATTGAAGTATTAAAAAATCTGGGCATAAAAGATTATGAAATAATTGGTTTGGCAAAAAGATTAGAAGAAATTTATTTACCAGATGAAGAAGACCCACTATTAATCTCTAAAACTTCATCGAGTTTGAAACTTTTACAACAAATTAGAGACGAAGCTCATCGTTTTGCAATTACATTTCATAGAGAAAGAAGAAATAAACGTACATTTACAAGTGAATTACTCGAAATAAAAGGAATTGGAGAAAAAGTTGCTCAAAAACTTCTTTCAAAATTCAGTATTGATGAAATTAAAAACATGGAAGAAAATAGATTAGCTGAAGTTATTGGAAAAGCAAAAGCAAAAATTATATTTAATCATTACCATCCAGAACAAAACCAGTAA
- a CDS encoding asparagine synthetase B, producing the protein MKKLFLINFLFASLILAQAKILIYMDLNQTDHLKAYGIAYNALKDGMVGDWLLNYRGGSFMFDYSEKLAAKCRIKGVAFQTLTQQEAVQIYSLVQSEEQNMEVVRLEKAPKIAVYVPPNFKPWDDAVTLALDYAEVQYDKIWVEEILRGDLEKYDWLHLHHEDFTGQYGKFYASFSNAPWYIEQQNIYEREAKKLGFKKVSEMEKTVVLAIKNYVAQGGFLFAMCSATDSYDIALAALNVDIVDKMYDGDPPDPDAQNKLDYSQTLAFQDFKLEMNPLIYEYSDIDIQPAEIGSEQNDYFTLFEFSAKYDPVPTMLTQNHVNVIHGFMGQTTMFRKKYIKSSVYILAERAGTDQVKYIHGNFGRGTFTFYGGHDPEDYQHAVGDPPTDLSLFKNSPGYRLILNNILFPAAKKKEQKT; encoded by the coding sequence ATGAAAAAATTATTTCTAATAAATTTTCTTTTTGCTTCCTTAATACTTGCACAAGCAAAAATTCTTATCTACATGGATTTGAATCAAACTGATCATCTCAAAGCTTATGGGATTGCATACAATGCTCTAAAAGATGGAATGGTTGGTGATTGGCTCTTAAATTATCGTGGTGGTTCATTTATGTTTGATTATTCAGAAAAATTAGCAGCAAAATGTAGAATTAAAGGAGTTGCATTTCAAACATTAACTCAGCAAGAAGCAGTACAAATTTATTCGCTTGTTCAAAGTGAAGAACAGAACATGGAAGTAGTACGACTCGAAAAGGCTCCTAAAATTGCTGTTTATGTTCCACCTAACTTTAAACCTTGGGATGATGCAGTAACATTAGCACTTGATTATGCTGAAGTGCAGTATGATAAAATATGGGTCGAAGAAATTTTGAGAGGTGACCTTGAAAAATATGATTGGTTACATCTTCATCACGAAGATTTTACAGGGCAATATGGAAAGTTTTATGCTTCATTCAGTAATGCCCCATGGTATATTGAACAGCAGAATATTTATGAAAGAGAAGCTAAAAAACTTGGATTCAAAAAAGTATCTGAAATGGAAAAAACTGTAGTATTAGCTATAAAAAATTATGTTGCTCAGGGAGGATTTTTATTTGCTATGTGTTCTGCAACTGATTCTTATGATATTGCTCTTGCCGCATTGAATGTAGACATAGTTGATAAAATGTATGATGGTGATCCACCAGACCCGGATGCACAAAATAAACTTGATTATTCTCAAACATTAGCTTTTCAGGATTTCAAACTTGAAATGAATCCTTTGATATATGAATACAGCGATATAGATATTCAACCTGCTGAAATTGGTAGTGAACAGAATGATTATTTTACGCTCTTTGAATTTTCAGCAAAGTATGATCCAGTTCCTACTATGCTTACACAAAATCATGTTAATGTTATTCATGGTTTTATGGGACAAACTACAATGTTTAGAAAAAAATATATAAAAAGTTCTGTCTATATTCTTGCAGAACGAGCAGGAACTGATCAAGTGAAATATATTCATGGAAATTTTGGAAGAGGTACTTTTACATTTTATGGTGGCCACGATCCCGAAGATTATCAACATGCAGTTGGCGATCCACCAACAGATTTGAGTTTATTTAAAAACTCGCCAGGTTATAGATTAATTCTTAATAATATTCTTTTTCCCGCCGCAAAAAAGAAAGAGCAAAAAACCTGA